A genomic region of Vibrio sp. 10N contains the following coding sequences:
- a CDS encoding glycoside hydrolase family 16 protein, translated as MRMEKRTATLTPTLLGSVISLALLSGCASTDKDQETDTGLVQTKAPVVLTNAPVEVSGDWQLVWEDQFEGDSISKRNWSLEQNCWGGGNNEQQCYTSRSKNAFVQDGLLHIVAHKERYTGPDNPEGKAGPEKTLPYTSARLRTKDKRDQKYGRFEIRAKLPTGQGTWPAIWMLPTENKYGTWAASGEIDIMEAVNLKTQSDAPNAQAGDGENRIYGSLHYGKKWPDNVYSGQGATLPDGVNPADDFHTYAIEWEEGEIRWYVDNLHYATQTQDGWYSQYEKEKGLLVNAKGAAPFDEKFHLLLNLAIGGSWSANANDKGVDDSDYPKTMLVDYVKVYRCGVDRWKGKGCSSRSELAKHVEGHAAPAILAADDSYADGPTLDIFTDTLNAALAFASYDPVNLVEHAVVEEADRGSVLEITKQNGAGNLYFRSPVTDMTEWKKNGTLIFDIKVEQGSDTELLIKMDSGWPNTSDYVVPTPAEGEWGQVKIAIADILDSDNSFAPGAQADPKAVNNLLVFEPQGAMTFKLDNIRFER; from the coding sequence ATGCGAATGGAAAAGCGAACAGCAACTTTAACCCCGACATTACTGGGCTCAGTTATCTCACTGGCGCTATTATCGGGCTGCGCAAGCACGGATAAGGATCAAGAAACAGACACAGGCTTAGTGCAAACGAAAGCGCCGGTAGTGCTAACAAATGCGCCAGTAGAGGTGAGCGGTGATTGGCAACTGGTTTGGGAAGATCAGTTTGAGGGTGACAGCATCAGCAAACGAAACTGGAGCTTAGAGCAAAACTGTTGGGGCGGTGGTAACAATGAGCAGCAATGCTACACCAGTCGCAGCAAGAATGCTTTTGTTCAAGATGGCCTACTGCACATCGTGGCGCACAAGGAGCGCTATACAGGGCCGGATAACCCAGAAGGCAAAGCAGGACCAGAAAAGACACTGCCTTACACCTCTGCAAGGCTAAGAACGAAAGATAAACGTGATCAGAAATACGGTCGCTTTGAAATTCGCGCAAAACTGCCGACAGGTCAGGGCACTTGGCCTGCAATCTGGATGTTGCCAACCGAAAACAAATACGGCACTTGGGCGGCTTCCGGTGAAATAGACATTATGGAAGCTGTAAACCTTAAGACTCAGTCGGATGCACCTAACGCACAGGCTGGTGACGGGGAAAATCGCATTTATGGTAGCTTGCACTACGGTAAAAAGTGGCCGGACAACGTTTATAGTGGTCAAGGCGCAACGCTGCCTGATGGTGTCAACCCTGCGGATGACTTTCACACCTACGCGATTGAGTGGGAAGAAGGAGAGATCCGTTGGTATGTAGATAACTTGCATTACGCGACACAAACACAAGATGGCTGGTATAGCCAATACGAAAAAGAGAAGGGTTTATTGGTCAACGCCAAGGGTGCTGCGCCATTTGATGAGAAGTTCCATTTACTGCTTAATCTGGCGATAGGTGGTTCGTGGTCTGCGAATGCCAATGATAAAGGTGTGGACGACAGCGACTATCCAAAAACCATGTTGGTGGATTACGTCAAAGTGTATCGATGCGGTGTGGATCGTTGGAAAGGAAAAGGGTGTTCTAGTCGTTCTGAACTAGCGAAGCATGTAGAAGGTCATGCAGCACCGGCAATCCTGGCGGCGGACGATAGTTATGCCGACGGCCCAACACTGGATATTTTCACGGATACGCTGAATGCAGCACTGGCGTTCGCAAGTTACGATCCAGTGAACTTAGTGGAGCATGCGGTCGTCGAAGAAGCTGATCGTGGCTCGGTACTTGAAATTACCAAGCAAAATGGTGCGGGTAACCTTTACTTCCGATCGCCAGTGACGGACATGACCGAGTGGAAGAAAAACGGCACCTTAATTTTTGATATCAAAGTAGAGCAGGGCTCAGATACTGAGCTACTTATCAAGATGGACAGTGGCTGGCCAAACACGAGTGACTATGTCGTTCCTACGCCAGCAGAGGGAGAGTGGGGACAGGTGAAAATCGCTATCGCGGATATTCTAGATAGTGATAACAGCTTCGCTCCTGGTGCACAGGCGGACCCGAAAGCGGTAAACAACCTGCTAGTTTTTGAACCTCAGGGTGCAATGACGTTTAAGCTCGATAATATTCGATTTGAAAGATAG
- a CDS encoding glycoside hydrolase family 16 protein, producing MPSPIFSPMTQLNSTSATVPQVAFVLSVVQELKMVRKRYSSLGLWFGLLTASIAAPQAIAGWEVHWIDTFEGEAVNWDNWTAQTQANYNNEVQCYTDDDSSEMRNYDVSDGTLKIIARKHTNQCVTLGGQTKTWTSGRLNSKDKREFLYGRIEARIRFHDLEAGTWPAFWMLENRIAEQPIKGDNDSVGWPNAGASEIDVWEWFSNQPQSYITNFFNTAGCGAEYRYPYPNGAQDVLDWHRYAIEWDQDSITFFVDEQEVIRHDVSQCPRYKEPMFVLLNVAMGGMLGGQIDPDLQRATMEVDYIAHCQPAQSNSIDRCDENTPRLDPNTDVPELPTAPSATTSNGGSASILSFLALLTLASLKQHRARKRK from the coding sequence ATGCCATCGCCAATTTTTTCACCAATGACACAGCTCAACTCTACTTCGGCCACCGTGCCGCAAGTGGCTTTTGTGCTGTCTGTAGTACAGGAGTTAAAAATGGTTAGAAAAAGGTATAGCAGCCTAGGCCTCTGGTTTGGTTTGCTAACAGCCAGCATCGCAGCGCCACAAGCGATTGCTGGATGGGAGGTTCACTGGATTGACACCTTTGAAGGCGAAGCGGTCAATTGGGATAACTGGACAGCGCAAACACAAGCAAACTACAACAACGAAGTTCAGTGTTATACCGATGATGACTCTTCTGAGATGCGTAACTACGATGTCTCCGATGGCACGCTCAAGATTATCGCTAGAAAGCACACCAACCAATGTGTGACGCTAGGAGGGCAAACCAAAACTTGGACCTCAGGGCGACTTAATAGCAAAGACAAACGAGAGTTTTTGTATGGGCGCATAGAAGCACGTATTCGCTTCCATGATTTAGAAGCGGGTACTTGGCCAGCATTTTGGATGCTGGAAAACAGAATCGCTGAGCAACCAATTAAAGGTGACAACGATAGCGTCGGTTGGCCGAATGCAGGGGCGAGTGAAATTGATGTTTGGGAGTGGTTCTCTAATCAGCCCCAAAGCTACATTACCAACTTCTTTAATACTGCGGGTTGCGGTGCTGAATATCGTTACCCATACCCCAATGGTGCCCAAGATGTTTTAGATTGGCATCGTTATGCCATCGAATGGGATCAGGACTCGATTACGTTTTTCGTTGATGAGCAGGAAGTCATTCGCCATGATGTGAGCCAGTGTCCACGCTATAAAGAGCCGATGTTTGTGCTGCTCAATGTTGCCATGGGAGGCATGTTAGGAGGACAAATAGATCCTGATTTGCAACGTGCAACGATGGAGGTCGATTATATCGCTCATTGTCAGCCGGCGCAGTCTAACAGTATCGATCGCTGTGATGAAAACACCCCACGCCTCGACCCTAATACTGACGTTCCTGAATTACCTACGGCACCATCCGCTACTACAAGTAATGGCGGGTCAGCGTCAATATTGTCGTTTCTTGCTTTGTTAACGCTTGCGTCACTTAAACAACATCGAGCTAGGAAGCGGAAGTAG
- a CDS encoding LysR family transcriptional regulator, whose protein sequence is MAKDLFANLDLNLLRTFIILNQERNMRKAAERLFVSQPAVSKALQRLRDHFDDELFVKTHHGLRATEKAHQLADTLSPVMDDLASAVNHSAEFDPAELDVTLKIAVSPFFLAGIANQLFNAIRAEAPNVQVQLLNWSKSTIQDIVNDDIHLGLNYTINHAPKEIIQKRIAEEQFKGYVRAGHPHEKDYLEIDDGVEFEIATLIAADVNSNQSITEKMIRMRGHEPKIVFRSEIPSALVDVVKNSDMMFPGSSYLNLDTHPGLRSLDIYFGNATVDTDINTFYHYKNRNSATTLWLSKLIKKILTADNPKLSGQ, encoded by the coding sequence ATGGCTAAAGATTTATTCGCCAATCTTGATTTAAACTTATTGCGAACCTTTATCATCTTGAACCAAGAGCGCAATATGCGAAAAGCCGCAGAGCGCCTATTTGTCTCACAGCCAGCGGTGAGTAAAGCTCTGCAACGTCTACGAGATCACTTTGATGATGAGCTGTTTGTCAAAACACACCATGGACTGCGCGCCACCGAAAAAGCACACCAACTTGCAGATACTTTGAGCCCTGTTATGGATGACTTAGCCAGCGCAGTCAATCACTCTGCGGAATTTGACCCAGCGGAACTTGATGTCACCTTAAAGATTGCTGTCTCTCCTTTTTTCCTCGCAGGGATTGCCAACCAACTGTTCAATGCCATCAGAGCCGAAGCGCCTAATGTGCAGGTTCAGTTGCTCAACTGGAGTAAGTCGACGATTCAAGACATTGTCAATGACGATATTCATTTAGGCCTAAACTACACTATCAATCACGCGCCTAAGGAGATCATTCAAAAACGCATTGCCGAAGAGCAATTTAAAGGTTACGTGCGAGCCGGACACCCTCACGAAAAAGACTATCTAGAGATTGATGATGGTGTTGAGTTTGAAATTGCTACCCTTATTGCAGCTGATGTGAATTCAAATCAGTCCATCACCGAAAAAATGATCCGTATGCGCGGCCACGAACCTAAAATCGTATTTCGCTCCGAGATCCCTTCTGCTTTAGTCGATGTGGTGAAGAACTCCGATATGATGTTCCCAGGCTCTAGCTATTTAAACCTAGATACACATCCAGGATTACGCTCACTCGATATCTACTTCGGTAACGCCACCGTAGATACAGACATCAATACCTTCTACCACTATAAAAACCGAAACAGCGCGACCACTTTGTGGCTAAGTAAGCTTATTAAGAAGATTTTAACTGCTGATAACCCTAAGTTATCAGGCCAATAA
- a CDS encoding HAMP domain-containing methyl-accepting chemotaxis protein, with the protein MKLSISSKLRMSYLALAVLFIVSSLFVYRSVDGLQTQTHSLLRFDLPTVDASRQLGQSLQTTVSELRGHMLLVGSEEQVEASKAKVLQHIDHVDIQLISLEGLLPEQTYLAVSERWASIKETANKILEIAQTHDNLPAHALFINEAAPIAEVALDQIQGLINDEAGRAAGGERKHLFKLYADAYNSLANALSAQRDYLQYGNQDYLDKYNDFLKSHTKVVEQIGYKTQLLSSSDESLWSLFNEMKGLYLPLAKQVIELRQSPSWNQSNFLMESELLPAIQNVQSELDNVVLLAQQKAGETENRIGSSVNSLLAILALSCVVVLGVAFVVSHFLGRQIGGRVSLIAKRAQLIAAGDVSSAPLTVTGRDELADLMTSINSMNQSLSKLVGQVSQSVGAVEDKMDDLTKHSRQSLQQVELQSSNLDNIGHSLSEVAVGSEQTASQVQISSSALVDAKQELASGETMLTENHGNMTDLVSAIQTAQQLVAKLSNESQAIGKVTEVIEGLAEQTNLLALNAAIEAARAGEQGRGFAVVADEVRMLASRTTESTTEINAIVHAIRSSTQKVEEQINEGTSIASDAMERTDAALGRIQLSAEQVELVNAQMASLAATAEQQANATQTISGLVNDINDSLTAVAGQTRSANEVTEQVTANVGELHQQVANFKV; encoded by the coding sequence ATGAAACTCTCGATATCGAGTAAGCTTCGGATGAGTTATCTGGCGCTTGCGGTACTTTTTATCGTCTCATCTCTGTTTGTGTATCGAAGCGTCGATGGACTGCAAACACAAACACATTCATTATTGCGTTTTGACCTACCAACGGTTGATGCCAGTCGCCAACTTGGCCAGTCATTGCAAACAACGGTTTCTGAGTTAAGAGGCCATATGTTGCTGGTGGGCTCGGAAGAGCAAGTCGAAGCCTCAAAAGCCAAAGTGCTGCAACATATTGATCACGTCGATATTCAACTTATTAGCTTAGAAGGATTGTTGCCAGAACAAACCTATTTGGCAGTCAGTGAGCGCTGGGCATCAATTAAAGAGACTGCGAATAAAATCTTAGAGATTGCGCAAACCCATGACAACCTTCCAGCTCATGCGCTATTTATCAATGAAGCAGCGCCAATAGCAGAAGTCGCTCTTGATCAAATTCAGGGGCTTATCAACGACGAAGCAGGTCGTGCGGCGGGTGGTGAGCGCAAACACTTATTCAAACTCTATGCCGATGCCTACAACTCTCTTGCCAATGCACTTTCTGCTCAGCGAGATTATCTTCAGTACGGTAACCAAGATTACCTCGATAAGTACAATGACTTTTTGAAGTCGCACACTAAAGTTGTCGAACAAATCGGCTACAAAACACAGTTACTCAGTAGTAGTGATGAAAGCCTATGGTCTCTTTTCAATGAGATGAAGGGGCTGTATCTACCGTTAGCAAAACAAGTGATTGAACTGCGCCAGTCTCCGAGCTGGAACCAGTCTAATTTCTTGATGGAATCTGAATTACTACCCGCAATTCAGAACGTTCAAAGTGAGTTAGATAATGTGGTTCTTCTTGCTCAGCAAAAAGCAGGCGAGACAGAAAATCGAATCGGCTCTAGCGTGAATTCATTGCTGGCAATATTAGCGTTAAGCTGCGTTGTTGTTCTTGGTGTTGCTTTTGTCGTTTCCCATTTCTTGGGGCGCCAAATTGGTGGCCGCGTGTCGCTTATCGCTAAGCGTGCGCAATTGATCGCAGCAGGTGATGTGTCGAGTGCGCCACTGACGGTCACTGGCCGCGATGAATTGGCGGATCTTATGACCTCGATTAACAGCATGAATCAATCACTGTCTAAGTTAGTGGGGCAAGTGTCGCAGAGTGTGGGCGCTGTTGAGGATAAAATGGATGACCTTACCAAACATAGTCGCCAAAGCTTGCAGCAAGTTGAGTTGCAGTCTTCAAACCTAGATAACATCGGTCATTCGTTGTCTGAAGTGGCGGTGGGCTCTGAGCAAACCGCAAGCCAGGTTCAGATTTCTTCTTCTGCGCTGGTGGATGCTAAGCAAGAGTTGGCCTCAGGCGAAACCATGCTGACCGAAAACCACGGCAATATGACGGATTTGGTGAGTGCGATTCAAACGGCGCAGCAGCTCGTCGCGAAGCTTAGCAATGAGAGTCAAGCCATTGGTAAAGTGACTGAAGTAATCGAAGGCTTGGCTGAGCAAACCAATTTATTAGCGCTTAACGCAGCGATAGAAGCGGCGCGAGCGGGAGAGCAAGGTCGAGGTTTTGCCGTGGTTGCCGATGAGGTGAGAATGCTTGCTAGCCGAACAACGGAATCCACCACAGAGATCAACGCCATTGTGCACGCTATCCGTAGTTCAACCCAAAAAGTGGAAGAGCAGATCAATGAGGGGACCTCAATCGCTTCTGATGCGATGGAGCGAACAGACGCAGCACTGGGCCGAATCCAATTATCAGCAGAGCAGGTAGAGCTTGTGAATGCGCAAATGGCGAGCTTGGCTGCGACTGCGGAGCAGCAGGCGAATGCGACACAAACTATCTCAGGGCTAGTCAATGATATCAATGACTCTCTTACTGCGGTCGCAGGGCAAACACGTTCAGCGAACGAGGTGACTGAGCAGGTCACAGCGAACGTGGGCGAGCTTCATCAGCAAGTCGCTAATTTTAAGGTGTAA
- a CDS encoding ISL3 family transposase, producing MSNNTFLSSFWEGFEIIKSHKTDSLITITLKPDSTAHCQCGRSSDSIHDYQWRVLKETMMFDIPVELLVQTRRINCPDCGVKTEAIPWVAPYARITNRLKGYIEKLLPLLPIKHISELTGVHWHTIKEIDKQRLKRVVPTVPWSDLRQLVMDEFAIFKGHRYATVIADAQTHQVLWIGIGRSRKDIRPFFEELGDNAVNIEVVAMDMNTAFDLEVQAHCPNARIVYDMFHVVAKFGREVMDRVRVDQANQLKTDKKARRWIKRSRWVLLKNRENLNVKQQSYLDEILSINRDLMITHLLGAQLKELWYCDSEEHAKGLWEVWWQQVNESGIQPLINFARKLKPYLHGIVASASYHLNTCTLEGINNKIKLIKRMGYGYRDTDYFFLKIKAAFPGKPR from the coding sequence ATGTCGAATAATACTTTCCTATCTTCCTTCTGGGAAGGCTTTGAAATCATAAAGTCCCACAAAACTGACTCCTTAATTACAATCACCTTGAAGCCTGACTCTACCGCTCACTGCCAATGCGGTCGCTCATCCGACTCTATTCATGACTACCAATGGCGAGTGCTAAAAGAAACAATGATGTTCGATATTCCTGTTGAGCTTTTGGTACAAACTCGACGGATAAACTGTCCTGACTGTGGCGTAAAAACGGAAGCTATACCATGGGTTGCACCATATGCTCGAATCACAAATCGCTTGAAGGGCTATATTGAAAAGTTACTGCCCCTATTGCCTATCAAGCATATCTCCGAGCTGACCGGAGTGCATTGGCATACGATTAAAGAAATTGATAAACAACGTCTTAAGCGAGTTGTGCCAACGGTGCCTTGGAGTGATTTGCGTCAACTTGTTATGGACGAGTTCGCCATCTTCAAGGGGCACAGATATGCGACGGTCATTGCTGATGCTCAAACACACCAAGTGCTTTGGATTGGCATAGGCCGAAGCCGAAAGGACATTCGCCCATTCTTTGAAGAGCTCGGCGACAATGCCGTCAACATTGAAGTTGTGGCAATGGATATGAACACAGCTTTTGACCTTGAAGTGCAGGCGCATTGCCCAAATGCTCGTATTGTCTATGACATGTTTCATGTTGTAGCCAAGTTCGGTCGAGAGGTCATGGATAGGGTTCGTGTAGACCAAGCAAATCAATTAAAAACGGACAAGAAAGCACGTCGTTGGATAAAACGTTCCCGTTGGGTGCTTCTGAAAAACCGAGAGAACTTGAACGTAAAACAACAGAGTTATCTTGATGAAATACTCTCAATCAACCGAGACCTCATGATCACTCATCTGCTTGGAGCTCAACTCAAGGAACTTTGGTATTGTGACTCAGAGGAGCACGCTAAAGGTTTATGGGAAGTATGGTGGCAGCAGGTGAATGAAAGTGGCATACAACCTCTTATTAATTTTGCTAGAAAGCTCAAACCTTACCTTCACGGAATAGTGGCATCAGCTTCATACCATCTGAATACTTGCACCTTGGAAGGTATCAATAACAAGATAAAACTCATCAAGCGAATGGGTTATGGTTACCGAGACACGGACTACTTCTTTCTAAAGATTAAAGCGGCCTTCCCCGGAAAGCCGCGATGA
- a CDS encoding nucleoside recognition domain-containing protein, whose amino-acid sequence MSDVKAKKPMVTDIFVEGAKKGWVIATTSTVPNVLMAFVIIKALQITGALDAMGAIFAPVMAIFGLPGEAAAVLIGAWMSMGGAVGVVITLFDQGILNGTHIAILAPAIYLMGSQIQYMGRIMGPIGTEGRYIPVMIAISVLNAFGAMFLMNILV is encoded by the coding sequence ATGAGCGACGTAAAAGCGAAAAAACCTATGGTCACCGACATTTTTGTTGAAGGCGCAAAGAAAGGTTGGGTCATCGCCACCACTTCAACCGTACCGAATGTCCTAATGGCATTTGTGATCATCAAAGCGCTGCAAATTACGGGTGCCCTGGATGCTATGGGCGCCATATTTGCTCCAGTTATGGCCATTTTTGGTTTACCTGGCGAAGCGGCTGCTGTACTTATTGGCGCTTGGATGTCGATGGGCGGCGCGGTTGGTGTGGTCATCACCCTGTTTGACCAAGGCATATTAAATGGTACTCACATTGCTATCCTAGCACCTGCTATCTACCTGATGGGCTCTCAAATTCAATACATGGGTCGTATCATGGGACCGATTGGTACTGAAGGGCGTTACATTCCAGTGATGATCGCTATCTCTGTACTCAACGCCTTTGGCGCTATGTTCCTAATGAACATTCTGGTCTAG
- a CDS encoding nucleoside recognition domain-containing protein: MSDLTKERKVTIGSYIALAFAIVFFSGLLQSNEWYGVFDFTTLNGAFGQVAHNVTETESGVQAATTSFRGVGGSGARDGFIFALTLIPTVMFALGMINVLEHYGALDAARKLLSPLLRPLMGIPGNSGLALIASLQSTDAGAAMTRQLKDEGHLTKRETDVFTMFQFTAGAAIVNFFSSGAVLFTLTLMDGSLAVTSSIGLAVAVMFLFKFVGANLFRVYLNITEGKEDKTPKQDQANTQQETA, encoded by the coding sequence ATGTCTGACTTAACTAAAGAACGTAAGGTAACAATCGGAAGCTATATAGCCTTAGCTTTTGCGATTGTTTTCTTCTCTGGCTTACTCCAATCCAACGAATGGTATGGGGTATTTGATTTCACCACGCTCAACGGTGCATTTGGCCAAGTCGCTCACAACGTCACTGAAACTGAAAGTGGCGTTCAAGCTGCAACCACCTCTTTTCGCGGTGTTGGTGGCAGTGGCGCACGCGACGGCTTCATTTTCGCATTAACTTTGATCCCAACCGTGATGTTCGCACTCGGTATGATCAATGTACTTGAGCACTATGGTGCGCTGGATGCAGCTCGCAAACTACTTTCTCCCCTTCTTCGTCCACTGATGGGCATCCCAGGTAACTCAGGCCTTGCTTTGATCGCGTCTTTGCAAAGTACCGATGCAGGTGCCGCTATGACACGCCAGCTCAAAGATGAAGGTCACCTAACCAAGCGCGAAACCGACGTTTTCACCATGTTCCAGTTCACTGCAGGCGCCGCGATTGTGAACTTCTTCTCCTCTGGTGCCGTGCTTTTCACATTAACGCTTATGGACGGCTCTCTTGCCGTGACGTCTTCAATTGGGTTAGCCGTCGCCGTCATGTTCTTGTTTAAGTTTGTTGGCGCTAACCTGTTCCGTGTGTACTTGAACATCACTGAAGGCAAAGAAGATAAGACACCAAAACAAGACCAAGCAAACACGCAGCAGGAGACCGCATAA
- a CDS encoding ribosomal protein uL16 3-hydroxylase, whose product MYQLTVNLADFLAQYWQKQPTIIKGGFASFTDPISPEELAGLSMEEEIDSRFVSNLDQNWHAEHGPFTEQKFAELADSHWSLIVQATNHWHAGAAELVEPFKALPQWLFDDLMVSYSVQGGGVGPHIDQYDVFIVQGMGKRHWRVGAKDIGQYKETKRHEALRQIESFDAIIDDVLEPGDILYIPPGFPHDGYALEPSLSYSVGFRSPKEQELISNFADYVLAHDYGDKHMDKPTLNATEHFGQISTDDKKTLTSMLMSALQDESTLKDFLGCMLSQSRHQLNIIEPEDKWSSEDVAQHLSNGGAIYKVAGLRALLHEEEPTMVYINGEVFKLPEAQTWLARSLTDREVIVDIEPNSHVVPLLTELINKGYWFID is encoded by the coding sequence ATGTATCAATTAACCGTAAATCTTGCCGACTTCCTTGCCCAATATTGGCAAAAGCAGCCAACCATCATTAAAGGTGGTTTCGCCTCTTTCACGGATCCCATCTCTCCAGAAGAGCTTGCAGGGCTATCGATGGAAGAAGAGATCGACTCGCGCTTTGTCTCCAATCTTGATCAAAATTGGCATGCTGAGCACGGCCCATTCACTGAACAAAAGTTCGCAGAGCTTGCAGATAGCCACTGGTCTTTAATTGTGCAGGCCACCAATCACTGGCACGCCGGCGCAGCAGAACTCGTCGAGCCGTTTAAAGCACTCCCTCAGTGGCTGTTTGATGATTTAATGGTGAGCTACTCAGTCCAAGGTGGTGGCGTGGGGCCACACATTGACCAATACGATGTCTTTATTGTTCAAGGTATGGGGAAACGTCATTGGCGCGTTGGCGCGAAAGATATCGGGCAATACAAAGAAACTAAGCGTCACGAAGCTCTGCGACAGATAGAGTCTTTTGATGCCATCATCGACGATGTGCTTGAGCCTGGCGATATTCTCTATATCCCACCTGGGTTCCCACATGATGGTTACGCCCTAGAGCCATCACTCAGCTACTCCGTTGGCTTTCGCTCTCCAAAAGAACAAGAGCTTATCAGCAACTTCGCCGACTATGTGTTAGCTCATGACTATGGGGATAAGCACATGGATAAGCCGACTCTCAATGCTACCGAGCACTTTGGTCAAATCAGTACCGATGACAAAAAAACGCTGACAAGCATGTTGATGTCGGCACTTCAAGACGAGTCGACTCTCAAAGACTTTCTAGGTTGTATGCTCAGTCAATCACGTCATCAACTCAATATCATTGAACCGGAAGACAAATGGAGCTCTGAGGATGTTGCTCAGCACCTTTCAAATGGTGGTGCTATCTACAAAGTGGCTGGGTTGCGAGCTCTGTTACATGAAGAAGAGCCAACCATGGTGTACATCAATGGTGAAGTATTCAAGTTGCCAGAAGCACAAACTTGGCTAGCAAGATCGCTCACAGATAGAGAAGTTATCGTTGATATCGAGCCTAACTCTCACGTTGTACCGCTTCTGACTGAGCTCATTAACAAAGGTTATTGGTTCATCGACTAA
- a CDS encoding helix-turn-helix domain-containing protein gives MYPSLSLRQLDVTYEYNRHTLQRLRQLFSQLSPGNTTKNQIDKLITKPTSLKKDELSQFINSSIEQLVLDGHSEAGLTFGNSFDIKSLSGFNIALQSAPNLGQAILLIGRYCPLIESILQLEFCPTDSRLYISYRDITTPPWLYEDALAGCWQLIQQLAATPVTVTELQLAIPEPSHTECYKDYFPIDVQFDAPKTYIQLSHESWLTPMAISAQPVTDLFEFWLDKEPSEHQAWLVNIYRYVIDTMTTAYTEPSLTTLAERQNCSLATMKRRLAREGKNFTQIKDEIKMMICYHYLTMTSLPISMISEWTGFTSATNFSRACKRWFGESPRSFRRPSL, from the coding sequence ATGTATCCTTCTCTGTCATTGCGCCAACTGGACGTTACCTATGAATACAATCGACATACTTTACAGCGCCTTAGACAACTTTTCAGTCAGCTATCACCAGGAAATACAACTAAAAATCAGATAGATAAGCTAATCACTAAACCAACATCTCTGAAGAAAGACGAGTTGAGCCAGTTTATTAACTCGTCTATTGAACAGCTTGTTTTAGATGGTCATAGCGAGGCGGGACTTACATTTGGTAACAGTTTTGACATAAAGAGCCTATCAGGATTTAACATTGCGCTCCAAAGTGCCCCTAACCTAGGACAAGCGATCCTATTAATTGGGCGCTATTGCCCACTCATCGAGTCTATTCTGCAACTTGAGTTTTGCCCCACGGACTCTCGGCTGTACATAAGCTATCGGGATATAACTACTCCACCGTGGCTTTACGAAGACGCTTTAGCTGGCTGCTGGCAACTCATTCAACAACTTGCAGCGACTCCAGTTACCGTTACCGAACTGCAGCTTGCTATCCCTGAGCCTAGTCATACTGAGTGTTACAAAGACTATTTTCCAATCGATGTTCAATTTGACGCCCCAAAAACCTATATTCAGCTCTCTCATGAAAGTTGGCTGACGCCGATGGCAATCTCTGCACAGCCGGTCACCGACTTATTTGAATTCTGGCTCGACAAAGAGCCCTCTGAGCATCAAGCTTGGCTGGTTAATATTTATCGTTACGTCATAGACACCATGACCACAGCCTATACAGAGCCTTCCTTGACTACACTAGCAGAACGCCAAAATTGCAGCCTTGCGACTATGAAACGCCGCCTTGCGAGAGAAGGGAAGAATTTCACGCAGATCAAAGACGAAATCAAAATGATGATCTGTTATCACTACCTAACGATGACCAGCCTGCCCATATCGATGATTTCTGAGTGGACTGGATTTACCAGCGCTACAAATTTTTCTCGCGCTTGTAAACGATGGTTTGGAGAGTCACCCCGAAGTTTCCGACGTCCAAGCCTGTAA